A single region of the Candidatus Glassbacteria bacterium genome encodes:
- the hisC gene encoding histidinol-phosphate transaminase, giving the protein MTSDIDNIIRPEIAGLKPYVSPSYEWRVKLDLNESPFDVPPEVKREIWKRVKRLQWQRYHDEFERPLVEKLADYENHDPDGVLIGNGSNELIFHSLLSVIRHGDTVLFPEPTFSLYRQNITVLGGQPESVMLNEADFSLNPDKLLAKAGAAGARAIVLCSPNNPTANLIPNEDIERVCREFGGLVLVDEAYTQFADGDAFELLERCQNLAILRTFSKAFGLAGLRFGYLLARPELAREIDKVQLPHHVSFFTQLAASTLIENAAVMKQRVESLKRERDSLIGRLDCIAGVSPLPSQSNFILIECTAVAARELFERLLARGVLIRNVSNYTGLARYLRITVGTPEENRVLIRALEEVLA; this is encoded by the coding sequence ATGACGAGCGATATTGATAACATAATCCGTCCGGAAATCGCCGGCCTGAAACCGTATGTTTCGCCCAGCTACGAATGGCGGGTCAAGCTGGACCTCAACGAGAGTCCGTTCGATGTGCCCCCGGAGGTCAAGCGGGAAATCTGGAAGCGCGTGAAACGGCTCCAGTGGCAGCGCTACCACGATGAGTTCGAGCGGCCGCTGGTCGAGAAGCTGGCGGACTATGAAAACCACGACCCCGATGGCGTCCTCATCGGCAACGGCAGCAACGAGCTGATTTTCCACTCCCTGCTCTCGGTGATCCGTCACGGCGATACAGTGCTGTTCCCCGAGCCGACATTCAGCCTCTACAGGCAGAATATCACGGTGCTTGGCGGACAGCCCGAATCGGTGATGCTGAACGAGGCTGATTTCAGCCTGAATCCGGACAAACTGCTGGCGAAAGCCGGTGCGGCCGGTGCGCGGGCGATAGTGCTCTGTTCGCCGAACAACCCCACGGCGAACCTGATCCCGAACGAGGATATCGAACGGGTCTGCCGTGAGTTCGGCGGACTGGTGCTCGTGGATGAGGCCTACACGCAGTTTGCCGACGGCGATGCATTCGAGCTGCTGGAACGCTGTCAGAACCTGGCTATTCTGCGGACGTTCAGTAAGGCGTTCGGCCTGGCGGGACTTCGATTCGGCTACCTGCTGGCCCGCCCCGAGCTGGCGCGCGAGATCGACAAGGTGCAGTTACCGCACCACGTGAGTTTTTTCACCCAGCTAGCCGCCTCGACCCTGATCGAAAACGCCGCGGTCATGAAACAGCGGGTGGAGTCGCTTAAGAGGGAGCGGGACAGCCTGATCGGCCGGCTGGACTGTATCGCCGGGGTCTCTCCCCTGCCCAGCCAGTCGAATTTCATCCTGATCGAATGCACGGCTGTGGCGGCAAGGGAATTGTTCGAGCGGCTGCTGGCCAGGGGCGTGCTGATCAGGAACGTCTCGAACTACACGGGCCTGGCGCGCTACCTGCGGATCACTGTCGGCACCCCGGAGGAAAACCGGGTGCTTATCCGGGCGCTCGAGGAGGTGCTGGCGTGA
- a CDS encoding HAD family hydrolase — MRKVRSAEYKPLTEGLYALHDGPLVKPDSVDAIIFDVDGVLVEVSGSFRQVISLTVQHYFNRVLNVPGEARLLTAEETGLFKLAGDFNNDWDLSKGAVAFCLMKQICSGNGSSDTAAIRNAAPSLEEFTSLVGRLGGGLGNAVDYAREQLDDTGRTRFDSEYRPELIKRIFMEYYAGPGLSEELYGIRAEHYDGPGLIEQEVFLLNLSLIERLQKDGLKFGILSGRTPGEAAYLFRKQGLDKLLEPEFILTDDGGLPGKPNPAGLALLARRMEFAGAIYVGDVPDDWATVLRYRSEHPELPPVAGCMVSTGAVSHGILDRYIEGERVDYLAADVNHLLSAVNDFRRGV; from the coding sequence GTGAGGAAGGTGCGAAGTGCGGAGTATAAACCGCTCACCGAGGGGCTGTACGCCCTTCACGACGGGCCGCTGGTGAAGCCTGATTCTGTAGATGCGATAATTTTCGATGTGGACGGCGTGCTGGTCGAGGTCTCTGGATCGTTCCGTCAGGTAATCAGCCTCACTGTCCAGCATTATTTCAACCGGGTGCTGAACGTACCGGGCGAGGCCAGGCTCCTGACCGCCGAGGAAACCGGCCTGTTCAAGCTGGCCGGCGATTTCAACAATGACTGGGACCTCAGCAAGGGTGCGGTGGCGTTCTGCCTGATGAAACAGATCTGCTCGGGCAACGGCTCATCGGACACTGCCGCAATCAGGAACGCGGCGCCCTCGCTCGAGGAGTTTACCTCGCTTGTCGGCCGTTTGGGCGGGGGACTCGGTAACGCGGTGGATTACGCCCGCGAACAGCTGGATGATACCGGACGCACGAGGTTCGACAGCGAGTACCGTCCGGAGCTGATCAAGCGGATTTTCATGGAGTATTACGCCGGTCCCGGCCTGAGCGAAGAGCTTTACGGTATCCGGGCCGAGCATTACGACGGACCGGGATTGATCGAACAGGAGGTTTTCCTGCTCAATCTCTCGCTGATCGAGCGATTGCAGAAGGACGGACTGAAATTCGGGATTCTCTCCGGCCGCACGCCCGGTGAGGCAGCCTATCTGTTCCGCAAGCAGGGACTGGACAAGCTCCTGGAGCCGGAGTTTATCCTGACCGACGACGGCGGCTTGCCGGGCAAGCCGAACCCCGCCGGTCTGGCACTGCTGGCCCGCCGGATGGAGTTTGCGGGAGCGATCTATGTGGGCGACGTACCCGATGACTGGGCTACCGTGCTCCGCTACCGCAGCGAACACCCTGAACTCCCTCCGGTGGCGGGCTGCATGGTCAGCACCGGGGCTGTTTCGCACGGAATCCTGGACCGTTATATCGAGGGCGAGCGGGTGGATTATCTGGCGGCAGATGTCAACCACCTGCTTTCGGCTGTCAACGACTTCAGGCGCGGCGTCTAA
- the hisB gene encoding imidazoleglycerol-phosphate dehydratase HisB, with amino-acid sequence MSATRTATRKRKTGETDIVVSLALDGSGKAEIDTGIGFFDHMLTALARHGLLDLKVSCKGDLEIDEHHTVEDVGIVIGQALAEAVGDKAGIRRYGYAYAPMDEALGRAALDFSGRGLLCFRAEFSREMVGDLSTELVEEFWRAVAVNAGITLHLHLLAGSNAHHQAESLFKAAALAIRWATRIDPDVQDIPSTKGVL; translated from the coding sequence ATGAGTGCCACCAGGACCGCAACCAGGAAGCGTAAAACCGGCGAGACCGATATCGTGGTCAGCCTGGCGCTGGACGGCAGCGGCAAAGCCGAAATCGACACCGGGATCGGCTTTTTCGACCACATGCTGACCGCGCTGGCCAGGCACGGCCTGCTCGACCTCAAAGTCTCCTGCAAGGGAGACCTGGAGATCGACGAGCACCACACGGTCGAGGATGTCGGGATCGTGATCGGCCAGGCGCTTGCCGAAGCTGTGGGCGACAAGGCCGGGATCCGCCGCTACGGATACGCCTACGCCCCGATGGACGAGGCCCTGGGCCGCGCGGCTCTCGATTTCTCGGGCCGCGGCCTGCTCTGCTTCCGCGCGGAATTCAGCCGGGAGATGGTGGGCGATCTGAGCACGGAGCTGGTGGAGGAGTTCTGGCGCGCCGTGGCAGTCAACGCGGGTATCACCCTGCACCTCCACCTGCTCGCCGGCTCCAATGCGCACCACCAGGCCGAAAGCCTGTTCAAGGCAGCGGCCCTGGCTATCCGGTGGGCCACGCGAATCGATCCGGACGTGCAGGACATACCCTCGACCAAGGGCGTGTTGTAA
- the hisH gene encoding imidazole glycerol phosphate synthase subunit HisH: MINIIDFKMGNLRSVEKAFHHLGFEARISQDPEDIAGASHLVLPGDGAFGKSMEHIDRMGFEQPLRNWIGSGRPFLGICVGFQLLFERSDEMGEHTGLGLFEGDVQKFPPGRKIPHMGWNQVSWRYRSPLVEGIADGAWFYFVHSYYARPSRQDDVLGVTDYDLEFAAVVGNDDQKTYAVQFHPEKSQEAGLKLLENFATMRA, encoded by the coding sequence TTGATCAACATTATCGACTTCAAGATGGGCAACCTGCGCAGCGTGGAGAAAGCGTTCCACCACCTCGGATTCGAGGCCAGGATCAGCCAGGACCCTGAAGACATAGCCGGCGCGAGCCATCTGGTGCTGCCCGGCGACGGGGCGTTCGGCAAAAGCATGGAGCATATCGATCGGATGGGCTTCGAGCAGCCGCTGCGAAATTGGATCGGCTCGGGCAGGCCGTTCCTGGGTATCTGCGTGGGTTTCCAGCTCCTGTTCGAGCGCAGTGACGAAATGGGGGAACACACGGGTCTCGGACTGTTCGAGGGCGATGTGCAAAAGTTCCCGCCGGGGCGCAAGATTCCGCACATGGGCTGGAACCAGGTGAGCTGGCGGTATCGCTCCCCGCTGGTGGAGGGTATCGCCGACGGGGCGTGGTTCTATTTCGTCCACTCCTACTACGCGCGGCCATCGAGGCAGGACGACGTGCTGGGGGTAACGGACTACGACCTGGAATTCGCGGCAGTAGTCGGTAATGACGATCAAAAAACGTACGCCGTGCAGTTCCACCCGGAGAAAAGCCAGGAAGCCGGGCTGAAACTGCTGGAGAATTTTGCGACCATGCGCGCTTAG